TCGTCGATCGTGCCGACCATGTAGAACGCCTGTTCCGGCAGGTGATCGTACTCGCCATCGACGATGCCGCGGAAGCCGCGAATCGTCTCCTTCAGCGACACGTACTTGCCCGGCGCGCCGGTGAAGACTTCCGCCACGTGGAACGGCTGGCTCAGGAAGCGCTGGATCTTGCGCGCACGGGCCACGGCCTGCTTGTCCTCTTCGGACAGTTCGTCCATGCCGAGGATCGCGATGATGTCGCGCAGTTCCTTGTAGCGCTGCAGCACACCCTGTACGTCACGCGCGGTCTGGTAGTGCTCGTCGCCGATCACGTCCGGGTCGAGCTGGCGGCTGGTGGAGTCCAGCGGATCGACCGCCGGGTAGATGCCCAGCGAAGCGATTTCACGCGACAGCGTCACCGTGGAATCCAGATGCGCGAAGGTGGTCGCCGGCGAAGGATCGGTCAAGTCATCGGCCGGTACGTAGACGGCCTGGATCGAAGTGATGGAACCCTTCTTGGTGGAGGTGATGCGCTCCTGCAGCACGCCCATTTCCTCGGCCAGCGTCGGCTGGTAGCCCACCGCCGACGGCATGCGGCCGAGCAGCGCAGAGACTTCGGTGCCGGCCAGGGTGTAGCGGTAGATGTTGTCGACGAAGAACAGCACGTCGCGGCCTTCGTCGCGGAAGTACTCGGCCATGGTCAGGCCGGACAGCGCCACGCGCAGACGGTTGCCCGGCGGCTCGTTCATCTGGCCGTAGACCATCGCCACCTTGGATTCCGGCAGGTTGTCCTGCACGATGACCTTGGCGTCCGACATTTCGTGATAGAAGTCGTTGCCTTCGCGGGTACGCTCACCGACGCCGGCGAACACCGACAGACCGGAATGCGCCTTGGCGATGTTGTTGATCAGCTCAAGCATGTTGACGGTCTTGCCGACGCCGGCACCGCCGAACAGGCCGACCTTGCCGCCCTTGGCGAACGGGCACAGCAGATCGATGACCTTGATGCCGGTTTCGAGCAGTTCGGTGGAACCGGACTGGTCCTCGTAGCTCGGCGCGTCGCGGTGGATCGCCCAGCGCTCCTCGGATTCGACCGGACCGACTTCATCGATCGGCTCGCCGAGCACGTTCATGATGCGGCCCAGGGTGGCCTTGCCCACCGGCACCGAGATCGGCGCACCGGTGTTGCTCACGGCCAGGCCGCGCTTGATGCCTTCGGAGGCGCCCATGGCGATGCAGCGGACGACACCGTCGCCCATCTGCTGCTGGACCTCGACCGTGAGGCCGGTTCCGTCGACAGTCAGCGCGTCGTAGATATTGGGGATCGCGTCACGCGGGAATTCCACGTCGATGACGGCGCCGATGACCTGAACAATCTTGCCCGTGCTCATTTCTATAACCCTTGCTGGTTAAGCCGTTTCCCACATCCGCCCGAAGGCCGATGCAAAAGATTCATTTGCCTCAGACCGCCGCCGCGCCACCGACGATTTCCGCCAGTTCCTTGGTGATGCTGGCCTGGCGGGCCTTGTTGTAGGCGAGTTCCAACTGACTGATGATCTTGCCGGCGTTGTCGGTGGCCGCCTTCATCGCCACCATGCGTGCGCTCTGCTCGCAGGCCACGTTCTCGATCACGCCCTGATACACCTGCGATTCCACGTAACGCTGCAGCACCGTGTCGAGCAGTTCGCTCGATTCGGGCTCGTAGATGTAGTCCCAGTTTTCGAGCAGGTTCTCGGTGTCGTCCACCGGCTGCACCGGCAGCAACTGCACCAGATCGGCCTTCTGCGTCATCGTGTTGACGAACGCGGCGGATGCGATGAACACGCGATCCACTTCACCTTCGCGGTAGGCATCGGTCAACACCTTGATCGTGCCAAGCAGATCCTCGAGATGTGGTCGATCGCCCAAGTGTGTTGCCTGCGCGCTCAGCTTGGCGCCGAAGCGCTTGAAGAACGACACACCCTTGGCGCCGATCACCGACAGCTCGCAGTCGACGTTCTGATCCTTGTAGTCGCGCAGGGCGCGCACCACCTGGCGGAAGGTGTTGACGTTGAGACCGCCGCACAGACCACGGTCGGTGCTGACCACCAGTATCGCGACACGCTTGACCTTGCGGTCCAGCATGAACGGGTGCTTGTACTCGGGGTTCGCGTGCGCGAGGTGCCCGATCGTACGGCGGATGCGCTCGGAATACGGGCGCGCGGCCGACATGCGCTCCTGTGCCTTGCGCATCTTCGACATCGCGACCTTTTCCATCGCGCGCGTGATCTTCTGCGTGTTCTTCACGCTCTTGATCTTGCCGCGGATTTCCTTCGCGTTTGCCATTGCTTTGCTCGTTAGGCGTGAGGCGTTAGGCGTGAGGCGATTGCCCCTGCGCTGTTCATGCCGTCACTGGATCGGGAAACATTCACATCTGCCTCACCGGCAATCATCAGATCGCCGACTGCTTGACGTAGGCTTCCATCGCCGCCTTCAGTGCGGCTTCGAGATCGCCGTTCCAGTCGCCCTTCTCGTCGAGCTTGGCCATCAACTCGGCATGCTCGCTGGCGAGGAACTGGTGTAGACCGGCTTCCCAGACCAGGATCTTGTCGACCGCAACCTTGTCGAGGAAGCCCTTTTCGACGGCGTACAGCGAGGCGGCCATCTTCGACACCGGCAGCGGCGCGTACTGCTTCTGCTTCATCAGCTCGGTGACGCGCTGACCGCGCTCCAGCTGGGCACGCGTGGCGGCATCCAGGTCGGACGCGAACTGGGCGAAGGCCGCAAGCTCTCGATACTGCGCCAGCGCCAGACGCACACCGCCGCCGAGCTTCTTGACGACCTTGGTCTGCGCCGAACCACCGACGCGCGACACCGAAACGCCGGCGTTCATGGCCGGGCGGATGCCGGCGTTGAACAGATCGGTTTCGAGGAAGATCTGGCCGTCGGTGATCGAAATCACGTTGGTCGGAACGAAGGCCGACACGTCACCGGCCTGGGTTTCGATGATCGGCAGCGCCGTCAGCGAACCGGTCTTGCCTTTCACTTCGCCGCCCGTCATCTGCTCCACGTACTCGGCGTTGACGCGTGCGGCACGCTCCAGCAGACGGGAATGGAGATAGAACACGTCGCCCGGATAGGCTTCGCGGCCCGGCGGGCGCTTCAGCAGCAGCGACACCTGACGATAGGCCACGGCCTGCTTCGACAGATCGTCGTAGATGATCAGCGCATCTTCGCCGCGGTCACGGAAGTATTCGCCCATCGAGCAGCCGGAGTACGGCGCGATGTACTGCAGGGCGGCGGCCTCCGACGCGGACGCGGCGACAATGATGGTGTGCGCCATCGCGTCGTGCTCTTCGAGCTTGCGCACCACGTTGGCGATGGAGCTGGCCTTCTGGCCGATCGCGACGTAGACGCACTTGATGCCCGAAGATTTCTGATTGATGATCGCGTCGATCGCCAGCGCGGTCTTGCCGGTCTGGCGGTCGCCGATGATCAGCTCGCGCTGACCGCGACCGACCGGGACCATGGAGTCGATTGCCTTGTAGCCGGTCTGCACCGGCTGGTTGACGCCTTCACGCGCGATCACGCCCGGCGCGATCTTCTCGATCGGCGAGGTGCCTGCGGCCTTGATTTCGCCCTTGCCGTCGATCGGGTTGCCGAGCGAATCGACGACGCGGCCGAGCAGGCCCTCGCCGACCGGCACTTCCAGAATGCGGCCGGTCGTCTTGACCGTGTCGCCTTCCTTGAGGTGCTTGTAGTCGCCCAGGATCACGGCGCCGACGGAGTCACGCTCCAGGTTCAGCGCCAGTCCAAAGGTGGATTCACCACCCTGGCCCGGGAATTCGAGCATTTCACCGAGCACCGCGTCGGACAGGCCGTGGATACGGGTGATGCCGTCCTGCAGCGACACGATGGTGCCGGTGTTACGGGCCTCGGTTTCGGCATCGAAGTTCTGGATGCGCGCCTTGATCAGATCACTGATCTCGGAAGGATTGAGTTGCATGGAACGAATCCTCGAAAAATTCTTGGGTGTCAGCCCGTCAAGGCGGACTGCAAACGCGACAACTCGCCGGCAAAGGAACCGTCGATCACCATGTCACCGGTGCGGATACGCGCGCCGGCAATCAGGCTTTCATCGGTGGCCCAGCTCACTTCGAGTTCGCGGGACAAACGCTTGCCGATCGCGGTCGTCAACGCGGACTGCTGCGACGCCTCGACCGGTACCGCGGTGGTGATCTCGACTTCGACGCGACGCTCGGACTCGTCCTTGAGCGCGTCATACTGTTCCGCGACCTGCGGCAACAGCGACAGACGCCCGTTCTCCGCCAGCAAGCGGACCAGATTGGCTTCCTGCGCCGAGAGTCCGCCCTTGAAGATCGAGACCAGCAGATCTGCCTGCTGCGCCCGCTTCAGGGAAGGATGCCCGACAGCCGCGCTCAGCTCCGGCATCGCCATGGCCTGCGCCAGCGAATCCAGGGTGGTCGCCCACTGATCCAGCGAACCCTCGGCCTGGGCGATCTCGAAGACCGCCTTGGCGTAGGGCCGCGCCATCGTGCTCTGCTCGGCCATGATCAGATCTGCGCCGCCAGCGCGTCGATGACTTCAGCATGCGCCTGGGTATCGAGCTCACGCTTGAGTATCCGCGCGGCACCGAGAACCGCCAGTTCGCCGACCTGCTTGCGCAGGGCCTCACGGGCGGAGGCGAGTTCACGCTCGACCTCGTCGTGACCGGCAGCCTTGATGCGATCCGCTTCGGACCGTGCGGTCTCGCGGGCGTCCTCGACGATCTTGGAAGCCTGCCTGGACGCGTTGGAGAGAATCTCCTGCGCCTGCGTGCGGGCCGCCTTGAGCTCAAGCTCGGCCTGGGTCGCGGCCTCTTCCAGCGCCTTCTCGCCCTTGTCCGCGGCGGCAAGCCCACTGGCGATGCGCGCCTGGCGTTCCTTCATCGCCTGGGTGATCGGCGGCCACACGAACTTCATCGTGAACCACACGAACAGCGCGAACGTGATGACTTGAACGATCAGGGTGGCATTAATGCCCATGGCTCACCTCGTTGCTTTGGCCAATGACTGTTGGGACGTTCTTAGCCCTGGGGCATCTGGCCGATCAGCGGGTTCGCGAACAGCATCAGCAGCGCCATGGCGACACCGATGATCGCGACGGCGTCAAGCAGGCCGGCGATGATGAACATGCGGGTCTGCAGCATGCCCGCCATTTCCGGCTGACGCGCAGCGCCTTCCAGAAACTTGCCGCCAAGCAGGCCGAAGCCGATGCCGGTGCCCAGCGCGGCGAGGCCGAAAATGAAGCCGATGGCGAGGGCGGTGTTGCCGATGATGAGTTCCATTGTGCTCTCCGGGGTCAGTCTCTTACTGATGTGGAACGGATTGATTGAATGAACCGCTTAAACAAACTGTTTTAGAACTGTTCTACGAAATTCAGTGATGCTCATCGTCATGGCTTTGATAGGCCATGCCGAGGTAAACGATGGTCAGCGTCATGAAGATGAACGCCTGCAGCGGAACCACCAGCAGGTGGAACACGGCCCAGGCGAACTGCAGCACGCCCTGGCCCAGAATCGCCGCCCAGCCGCTGAAACTGGTGACGTAGTGCCCGATGCTCTCGCTCAGCGTGAACAGCGCGATCAGGATGAAGATCAGCTCGCCAGCGTAGAGGTTGCCGAACAGTCGCAGCGCCAGTGACAAGGGCTTGGCGAGCAGCTCGACGAAATTGATGATCAGGTTGAACGGCATCAGCCAGGGCCCGAACGGGTGCGTCAGAAACTCCTTGAAGTAGCCGCCGACGCCCTTGCCCATCACGCTGTAGACGATGATCAGGAAGAACACCGAAATCGACAGCGCGAAGGTCGCGCTCATATCGGCCGCCGGCACCACGCGCAGATACTGCGCACCGCCCGCGTGGAAAATCGACGGCAACAGGTCGACCGGAATCAAGTCCATGAAATTCCAGAGGAAAGTCCAGACGAACACGGTCAGCGCCAGCGGCACGACCAGACGCGACTCACCCGGAAATGACTCCTTCACCGCGTTTTCGACGAATTCGACCAGCAACTCGCAGAAGTTCTGCAGGCCGGTCGGCACTCCTTCCGACGCCGTGGCGGCCGCACGACGGAAGAAGAACAGGAACAGCACGCCGAGCACGACCGAAAACAGGATCGTGTCGATGTTGAACGTCCAGAATCCCTCACCAACCTGCCAATGCGTCAGGTGATGGGTGATGTATTCGGAAGACGAATGCCCCTGCTCTTCAACTGCCATCGATCCCTAGCCTCGCCCTGCCTTCGTTCGGGTGTGCACCGCTCAATCCCGCCAGCGCAGCGCCCACAAAAAAACCAATCCAGTCAGTCCGTAAGTCGCGATCACCGGCAGAAACACGTCTGCGAAGTAACGGATCGCAAATACGAACATCGCCAACACCAGCGCCAGCTTGATCGCCTGGGCGACCACGAAATTGCGCAACATATGCGGCGCATCACCACGGCCGCGCAAAAACACGCGTGCCGCAAAAAAGCCGTTGCTGACCACTCCGATCATTCCGCCGCAGAGCGCCGCAAGGCCCTCGTGCGCAGACGCGACCGCTGTCCATACAGCGCCCGCGGTACCACTGATCAGAACCTGCCAAATTAAGAGGCGGGCCGGCACTCTGCCCATCTTGTGCCCCGCCGTTTGTGATGCCACCCCTGATTCGTTCCGCCTTGGCGGAACGGCCGGCGCGGCGTGCGCGTCTGGCGGCATCCTTCAGTCCATAAAAATGCTCGAGGACAACCCCGAGCGCGGCGCAGGAGTTTACTCAAGCCCGGGAACCGGGTCAACGATACTGATGTCCTAGTCGGCCGCCCGCACAAAACTGATTTTTTCGCACCGCAGCATTGCTGCCGGGTCAACGACTCGCTCAGCGGTCCAGCGCGCGGTCGAGGAATCGCGCAATGAACGTCTGGGGCAGCAGGCGGCTGCCGGCCGCAAGCCACTTGGACGACTGCCTCGGCAGCACCACCGGGCGCGCCCGCTCGAGACCGAGCAGAGCGTCGTCCACCACGCGATTGGCCGAGGCCACGGCGAAGCGCGGCACATATTCGCGCATCGTGCCGGCGCCGGAGGTTTCAAAAAACGGGGTGTCGACCGGCCCCGGGCACACGCAAACTACCCGAATGCCGCGCTTTTTGTATTCCGCCCACAAGCCGAGCGAGAAATTCAACACGAACGCCTTGGTAGCCGAATACACGCTCATGCGCGGCATCGGCTGGAAGGCCGCCAAGGACGCTACATTGACGATCCCGCCGCGACCAACAGCCAGCATCGGCGGCAGGAAGGCCTCCACCAGATCGACCACCGCGGCGCAGTTGAGCTGCACCATGTCGTAGGGGCGTCCGGCTTCCTGCGCATCGAAGGCACCAAGGTGACCAAAACCGGCGTTGTTGATCAGCAGGTCCACATGCATGCCGAGCGCTTCCACCGAATCGGCGATGCGTCGTCCCGGTCGCGGCTGCGTCAGATCGGCTGCGATCACCTCGATGCGGCAGCCATGCCGCTCGCGCAAATGTTCAGCCAGCGCCAACAGCTTTTCCCGCGAACGGGCCACAAGGATGAGGTCGTAGTTGTCAGCCGCGAGCTGTCGTGCGAATTCCTCGCCGATGCCGCTGGAGGCGCCTGTGACAAGTGCGGTTCGGCCAGTCATGCGTGTTCCGTGTTTGAAAACTACACGCTCACGCTAGCAGTCCTTCCATGAGAAGACTACGGATATGGATGTGAGCCGAATCGATGAGTGCCCCATTCTCGCGGAGGGAGAAGGGTTGGGGATGAGGGCGCTCAGCGCCCATTTGTACGCTGAGACTGCCTGTAGCGGGCGCCCTCACCCCGACCCTTTCCCGAAGGGAGAGGGAGAAAAGCCGTCCTTGGCGATACCCGCAGTTATCAGTTACGTGGACTACCAGCACGGGTGGATAAACCTTCCCGTGCTGGGGCGGGATCACCCGATCGACTTCAGAATCCGGTCAAGATCGCCCAGGTCGCGGAAGCCGATGGTGAGCCGCCCCTTGCCGCCGTGCGTCTGGCGAATCTGTACCTTGGTGCCGAGCTTGGCGCCAAGCTCGTTCTCCAGGGCCAACATTGGGCTCGGCATCGGTCGCTTCGGCGGCGCCGGATCGGCGGCCGCCAGCGCCTCGGTCTGGCGCACGGACAGGCCTTTCTCGGCCACCGTTCGCGCCAGCTCGACCTGATTTTCCGGCTCTGCGCCGAGCAATGCCCGCGCATGACCGAAGCTGAGCTTGCTCTCGCGCACCAGTTCCTGAATCTCTTCCGGCAGATCGAACAGCCGCAGCAGATTGCTCACCGAAACCCGCGACTTGCCGACCGCCACCGCGCACTGTTCGTGCGTGAGCCCGCATTCGTCGATCAGGCGGCGCAGCGCGGCGGCTTCTTCGAGCACGTTGAGGTCGGCGCGCTGGATATTCTCGACCAGCGCCACCGCCATCGCCGACAGTTCGTCGAGTTCGCGGATCACCGCCGGCACCGTGACCATCCCGGCCAGCTTGGCTGCGCGCCAGCGCCGCTCGCCGGCGACGATCTCGTAGCGGCTGGGGCCGATCGGACGCACCACGATCGGCTGCACCACACCCTGCGCCTTGATCGAGGCCGCCAGCGCCTCCAGCGCCTCGGTATCGAAATGGCGGCGCGGTTGGTGCTTGCCGGATTCGAGCTGGGCCACCGGCAGGTCGCGCAGCTCGTCACCGGATTGCGCTTCCGACGGGTTGCCGCTGCTCAGCAGCGCGTCGAGGCCACGGCCCAGGCCGCGCTTCTTGACGGCCATCAGAGCGTCCCTCCGAGTCGCATCTGGCCGCCGTCATGACGGCGCATCATCTCGCCGGCCAGCGCCAGATAGGCGCGCGCGCCGGAGGAGCTGGCATCGTAGATCATCGCCGGCAGGCCATGACTGGGCGCCTCCGCCAGGCGGATGTTGCGCGGCACGATGGTGCGGTAGACCTTGTCGCCGAAATGCTGGACGAGCTGGGCGGAGACATCGTTGGCGAGATTGTTGCGCGGGTCGAACATCGTTCTCAGCAGACCCTCGATTTCGAGATTCGGATTGATGAGCTTGCGGATCTTGTGGACGGTGTCCATCAGCGCGCTGAGCCCTTCGAGGGCGTAGTACTCGCACTGCATCGGCACCAGCACGCCATCGGCCGCGACCAGGGCATTGACGGTGAGCTTGGACAGCGCCGGCGGGCAATCGAGAATGATGTAGTCGAAGGCCTCGGCCAGCTCGGCCAGCGCGCTCTTGAGCGCGAAGTCGCCGAGCGGCAGTTCGCGCAGCTTGATTTCGGCTTCGGTCATGTCGCCGTTGGCCGGGATCAGGCTGATGCCGAGTTCCGGCAGCGGAATCACGGTCTCCAGCGGCGTGGCCTTTTCCAGCAGCAGATCGCGCGCCGTCAGTTCGACCTCGCTCTTGTCGACGCCCACGCCCATCGTCGCATTGCCCTGCGCGTCCAGATCGACCAGCAGCACGCGGCGGCCCATGGAACCCAGCGAGGCGGCAAGATTGACCGAGGAGGTGGTCTTGCCGACTCCGCCTTTCTGGTTGGCCACGGCGATGATGCGCGTCATGAGGCGCGCGTCGCCACGACCAGTTGCCGCGCTTCGGCGAGGCCTGGTACGGCCAAACGATGAATGTCGAGAATCTTCACGTTCCCGGGGATGTCCTTGGTTTCACTGTGGCTGAGCTTACCTTTCATCGCCAGCCACTGCCCATCTGCGGCCAGTGCGCCCTCGGTGAGGCGCAGGAAATCGGCCAGCGAGGCGAAGGCGCGCGAAACCACGGCCGGAAACGGTGCTTCGGCCTCCAGATCCTCGGCCCGCCCTTCGACCACTTCGACGTTGTCCAGGCCCAGCGTACGCGCCGCGTGGCGCATGAACCGGGCTTTCTTGCCATTGGAATCCAGCACGGTCACCTGCAACTGCGGTCGCGCGATCGCCAGCACGATGCCGGGTAGACCGGCGCCGGCGCCCACGTCAAGCAGACGCGTCTGTGGCAATGTGAAGCGCGTTTCGCCGCCCCGGATCAGCACCAGCGAATCGAGCAGGTGGCGCGTCACCATCTCCGCCGGGTCGCGCACCGCCGTGAGGTTGTAGGCGCGGTTCCACTTCTCCAGTTCGCCCAGATAGCGCAGCAGTGGTTCCGCCAGCGCGGCGTCTAGCGACAAGGCGGCGAGGCCGCTGTGCAGGACGGTTGCGGATTTCACGGGAGAAAAGCCAACTCAAAAAAATGGCGCGCAGTATAGCCGGCACCCGATGCGACCGGACATCGGCTTGACCGTACGATACGCTCAGGCCTCGTCCGCGCAATCCCATGTCCATCACTGTTCGTGACGCCACTGAATCCGATCTGCCACGCATTCTGGAGATTCTCAACGAGGCCATCGCCAACACCACCGCGGTGTGGTCGTGGACGCCGCTGGACCTTGCGAACCGCCAGGCCTGGCTGGCCGCACGCCGTCAACGCGGCTTCCCGGTGCTGGTGGCCACGGACGAGTCCGGCGTGCTCGGCTATGCCAGCTACGGCCCGTTTCGGGACTGGGACGGCTATGCGCAGACGGTGGAGCATTCGGTCTACATCGATGTCGCCGCACGCGGCCGGGGTCTTGGCCGCAGTCTGCTCCAGGCCCTGATCGCGCGGGCACAGGAGGCCGGCCTGCACGTGATGATTGGCGGCATCGACGCCAGCAACACCGTGTCGATCCGCCTGCATGAGTCGCTGGGCTTCACCGAGAGCGCACGCATGCCGCAGGTGGGCCGCAAGTTCGATCGCTGGCTGGACCTGGTGTTCCTGCAGAAACAGCTTTGAATCGCTCTTGGGTCTCGCGCAAAGACGCAAAGAACGCCAAGAACAGAAAAAGCAGTTTCAGCTTTCAGCTTTCAGCTTCTCCTTTGCTTCTTTGCGTGAGACCCGCCGTTCGCTTTTTCCATGGCGTTCCTTGCGCGACACGGCCTTGGCTTGTCAGCGCCGCCCATGAATCAGCTTGTAGGCCGCCGGCAGCACCAGCATCGACAGCAGCGGCGCGCTGATCATGCCGCCGATCATCGGTGCGGCGATGCGCTGCATGATCTCCGAACCGGCGCCGCCGCCCCAGAACATCGGCAACAATCCCGCCACGATCACCGCCACGGTCATCGCCTTGGGGCGCACGCGCTGCACCGCGCCTTCGATGATCGCGGCATCGAGGCCGTCGTCGCTCAGCGTTTCGCCGGACTCGCGGTAGCGGCGCAGTGCCTGGTCCAGATAAATCAGCATGACCACGCCGAACTCCGCCGACACGCCCGCCAGCGCGATGAACCCGATCGCGCTCGCCACCGACACGGCATGTCCCAGCGCCCAGATCAGCCAGACACCGCCGATCAACGCGAACGGCAGCGTACCCATGATCAGCAGCGCCTCGGGCCAGCGCCCGAAGCTCAGATACAACAGCACGAAGATGATCGCCAGCGTCACGGGGATCACCAGCCGCAGGCGCTGCGCCGCGCGTTCCAGGTACTCGAACTGACCGGCCCAGGTGATCGAATAGCCGGCCGGCAACGCGAGCTGCTCGGCCACCGCCTGTTTGGCCTCGGCGACGTAGGAGCCCAGGTCGCGGCCGCGAATGTCAACGAAAACCGTGCCGGTCGGCCGCGCGTTCTCGCTCTTGATCATCGGCGGGCCGTCGACGATGGCGATCTCGGCGATGACGCCCAGCGTCAGCGTCTGCCCGTCCGCCGTGAGTAGCGGCAGCGATTCCAGCGCCGCCACCGAATCGCGCCATTGGCGCGGGTAGCGCAGATTGATCGGATAGCGCGCCAGACCCTCCACGGTCTGGCCGATGTTCTGGCCGCCGACCGCCACGGCGA
The Banduia mediterranea genome window above contains:
- the atpA gene encoding F0F1 ATP synthase subunit alpha; its protein translation is MQLNPSEISDLIKARIQNFDAETEARNTGTIVSLQDGITRIHGLSDAVLGEMLEFPGQGGESTFGLALNLERDSVGAVILGDYKHLKEGDTVKTTGRILEVPVGEGLLGRVVDSLGNPIDGKGEIKAAGTSPIEKIAPGVIAREGVNQPVQTGYKAIDSMVPVGRGQRELIIGDRQTGKTALAIDAIINQKSSGIKCVYVAIGQKASSIANVVRKLEEHDAMAHTIIVAASASEAAALQYIAPYSGCSMGEYFRDRGEDALIIYDDLSKQAVAYRQVSLLLKRPPGREAYPGDVFYLHSRLLERAARVNAEYVEQMTGGEVKGKTGSLTALPIIETQAGDVSAFVPTNVISITDGQIFLETDLFNAGIRPAMNAGVSVSRVGGSAQTKVVKKLGGGVRLALAQYRELAAFAQFASDLDAATRAQLERGQRVTELMKQKQYAPLPVSKMAASLYAVEKGFLDKVAVDKILVWEAGLHQFLASEHAELMAKLDEKGDWNGDLEAALKAAMEAYVKQSAI
- the atpE gene encoding F0F1 ATP synthase subunit C; the encoded protein is MELIIGNTALAIGFIFGLAALGTGIGFGLLGGKFLEGAARQPEMAGMLQTRMFIIAGLLDAVAIIGVAMALLMLFANPLIGQMPQG
- the atpB gene encoding F0F1 ATP synthase subunit A; protein product: MAVEEQGHSSSEYITHHLTHWQVGEGFWTFNIDTILFSVVLGVLFLFFFRRAAATASEGVPTGLQNFCELLVEFVENAVKESFPGESRLVVPLALTVFVWTFLWNFMDLIPVDLLPSIFHAGGAQYLRVVPAADMSATFALSISVFFLIIVYSVMGKGVGGYFKEFLTHPFGPWLMPFNLIINFVELLAKPLSLALRLFGNLYAGELIFILIALFTLSESIGHYVTSFSGWAAILGQGVLQFAWAVFHLLVVPLQAFIFMTLTIVYLGMAYQSHDDEHH
- the rsmG gene encoding 16S rRNA (guanine(527)-N(7))-methyltransferase RsmG, with the translated sequence MKSATVLHSGLAALSLDAALAEPLLRYLGELEKWNRAYNLTAVRDPAEMVTRHLLDSLVLIRGGETRFTLPQTRLLDVGAGAGLPGIVLAIARPQLQVTVLDSNGKKARFMRHAARTLGLDNVEVVEGRAEDLEAEAPFPAVVSRAFASLADFLRLTEGALAADGQWLAMKGKLSHSETKDIPGNVKILDIHRLAVPGLAEARQLVVATRAS
- a CDS encoding F0F1 ATP synthase subunit delta, giving the protein MAEQSTMARPYAKAVFEIAQAEGSLDQWATTLDSLAQAMAMPELSAAVGHPSLKRAQQADLLVSIFKGGLSAQEANLVRLLAENGRLSLLPQVAEQYDALKDESERRVEVEITTAVPVEASQQSALTTAIGKRLSRELEVSWATDESLIAGARIRTGDMVIDGSFAGELSRLQSALTG
- a CDS encoding ParA family protein, whose protein sequence is MTRIIAVANQKGGVGKTTSSVNLAASLGSMGRRVLLVDLDAQGNATMGVGVDKSEVELTARDLLLEKATPLETVIPLPELGISLIPANGDMTEAEIKLRELPLGDFALKSALAELAEAFDYIILDCPPALSKLTVNALVAADGVLVPMQCEYYALEGLSALMDTVHKIRKLINPNLEIEGLLRTMFDPRNNLANDVSAQLVQHFGDKVYRTIVPRNIRLAEAPSHGLPAMIYDASSSGARAYLALAGEMMRRHDGGQMRLGGTL
- a CDS encoding ATP synthase subunit I; its protein translation is MPPDAHAAPAVPPRRNESGVASQTAGHKMGRVPARLLIWQVLISGTAGAVWTAVASAHEGLAALCGGMIGVVSNGFFAARVFLRGRGDAPHMLRNFVVAQAIKLALVLAMFVFAIRYFADVFLPVIATYGLTGLVFLWALRWRD
- a CDS encoding ParB/RepB/Spo0J family partition protein, which codes for MAVKKRGLGRGLDALLSSGNPSEAQSGDELRDLPVAQLESGKHQPRRHFDTEALEALAASIKAQGVVQPIVVRPIGPSRYEIVAGERRWRAAKLAGMVTVPAVIRELDELSAMAVALVENIQRADLNVLEEAAALRRLIDECGLTHEQCAVAVGKSRVSVSNLLRLFDLPEEIQELVRESKLSFGHARALLGAEPENQVELARTVAEKGLSVRQTEALAAADPAPPKRPMPSPMLALENELGAKLGTKVQIRQTHGGKGRLTIGFRDLGDLDRILKSIG
- a CDS encoding GNAT family N-acetyltransferase, yielding MSITVRDATESDLPRILEILNEAIANTTAVWSWTPLDLANRQAWLAARRQRGFPVLVATDESGVLGYASYGPFRDWDGYAQTVEHSVYIDVAARGRGLGRSLLQALIARAQEAGLHVMIGGIDASNTVSIRLHESLGFTESARMPQVGRKFDRWLDLVFLQKQL
- a CDS encoding SDR family NAD(P)-dependent oxidoreductase, with product MTGRTALVTGASSGIGEEFARQLAADNYDLILVARSREKLLALAEHLRERHGCRIEVIAADLTQPRPGRRIADSVEALGMHVDLLINNAGFGHLGAFDAQEAGRPYDMVQLNCAAVVDLVEAFLPPMLAVGRGGIVNVASLAAFQPMPRMSVYSATKAFVLNFSLGLWAEYKKRGIRVVCVCPGPVDTPFFETSGAGTMREYVPRFAVASANRVVDDALLGLERARPVVLPRQSSKWLAAGSRLLPQTFIARFLDRALDR
- the atpG gene encoding F0F1 ATP synthase subunit gamma; protein product: MANAKEIRGKIKSVKNTQKITRAMEKVAMSKMRKAQERMSAARPYSERIRRTIGHLAHANPEYKHPFMLDRKVKRVAILVVSTDRGLCGGLNVNTFRQVVRALRDYKDQNVDCELSVIGAKGVSFFKRFGAKLSAQATHLGDRPHLEDLLGTIKVLTDAYREGEVDRVFIASAAFVNTMTQKADLVQLLPVQPVDDTENLLENWDYIYEPESSELLDTVLQRYVESQVYQGVIENVACEQSARMVAMKAATDNAGKIISQLELAYNKARQASITKELAEIVGGAAAV
- the atpD gene encoding F0F1 ATP synthase subunit beta, whose product is MSTGKIVQVIGAVIDVEFPRDAIPNIYDALTVDGTGLTVEVQQQMGDGVVRCIAMGASEGIKRGLAVSNTGAPISVPVGKATLGRIMNVLGEPIDEVGPVESEERWAIHRDAPSYEDQSGSTELLETGIKVIDLLCPFAKGGKVGLFGGAGVGKTVNMLELINNIAKAHSGLSVFAGVGERTREGNDFYHEMSDAKVIVQDNLPESKVAMVYGQMNEPPGNRLRVALSGLTMAEYFRDEGRDVLFFVDNIYRYTLAGTEVSALLGRMPSAVGYQPTLAEEMGVLQERITSTKKGSITSIQAVYVPADDLTDPSPATTFAHLDSTVTLSREIASLGIYPAVDPLDSTSRQLDPDVIGDEHYQTARDVQGVLQRYKELRDIIAILGMDELSEEDKQAVARARKIQRFLSQPFHVAEVFTGAPGKYVSLKETIRGFRGIVDGEYDHLPEQAFYMVGTIDEAVEKAKNI
- a CDS encoding F0F1 ATP synthase subunit B, which gives rise to MGINATLIVQVITFALFVWFTMKFVWPPITQAMKERQARIASGLAAADKGEKALEEAATQAELELKAARTQAQEILSNASRQASKIVEDARETARSEADRIKAAGHDEVERELASAREALRKQVGELAVLGAARILKRELDTQAHAEVIDALAAQI